The Pseudomonas sp. FeN3W region ATTTGGGTGGTCGATGTTGATGGGCTTGCTCTTGAAGATGATCACACAGGGGAGCCTGAACATGGCTCTTGGTGGATGCACTTCGGTGACATTAAGCCTGAGCGGCTGACGATTCATGCTCCTGATTTGAGCCCAAAATTTTCTCCTTCGATGTTCTAGGAAACCAGTCATGCCGGCCTCGTAACAATAGAATTTCTTGACCCAGCTAACGCCTTACACTAAAGTAAGGAATGTCAGTTTTTACTGCTCGGAGAGGGATATGGCTACGGCAACGCTTACGTCGAAAGGGCAGGTCACGATTCCTGTTCAAGTCAGGACTTCCCTAGGCCTTGACGCTGGGGATCGCATTGAGTTTGTGGAGCTGGAAAAAGGGAAGTACGCCATCATGGCTGCTACCCATTCGGTAAAAGACCTGAAGGGCATGATCCGCAACCCGGCTATTCCGGTGAGCATTGAGGATATGAATGCTGCAATCGCGGCGCACGGAGCTGCGGCACGATGATTGGGCTGGATACCAACGTGTTGGTTCGATATGTGTCACAAGATGACCCAGTTCAGTCGCCGAAAGCGACTGACTTGATCGAATCGTTAACAGATGGAGAGCCAGGCTTCATCGCCATGGTTTCGGTCGTGGAGCTGGTGTGGGTGCTTCAGAGCTGCTACCAGGCAACGAAAAGCGAGATCGTGGACATGCTTGAAACGCTACTAAGAACCAAAGAGTTGGTGGTCGAGCGTGCCGAGGTTGTGTGGCAGGCGCTACGCCGGTTTTCTGACTCGAAAGCTGATTTCGCAGACTGCTTGATTGAGCGGTGCGCGCATGCAGCTGAGTGTGAATATACCATTACGTTTGACAGTAAGGCAGCGAAAACAGCCGGCATGCGTCATATCCGTTAACGTATGGCCTAGGCAAGCACGTTCTCCGCGTTGGGCTGAGCCTACTGTTTGGCTGCAAGGTGAAATCAGCCGAAAATCACCTCGGCGCTAGCAGCCAGCGGGATTAGAGGAAAGCATATGAGAGCCACTGCGACATTACGCAAGAAGGTCTATTGGCTATTCGCCCTGGCCGTCATGCTTTATCTACCAATTCTAGGTGAGGACGCCTTGACCTACCGGAGCGTAGTCACAGGGAATTTTGTCTGCTGTGGATTCGTTTCTGAGAGTTGGATTGAACGCCCTGTGACCTACGCGCTTGTGGATCAGTGGACAAGCCCAGCATGGAAAGAGAACGCCACTAAAACTGAGCGCTGGCTGACCTCAGACGGTATAGTCAACGGTCAAACAAAGTTTTGGAGGCTGTTGGAGCGTGAGTCTATGACCAATGTGCCGAATTAAGGGAAAACTGGAATGACCTACCCAGCTGAAACATAAACTGCTGCTGCGTTTCAATCAAGGCCAGGGCAATGCAGATCTGCTTGCAGAAGCCATCATCGACCTCATTGCTGTAGCGCGAAACGATCAAAACGCTTTCAGCGCTGCCAGTTTGGAGCTTGATCGACGGCTTAGCCTTGATACACCAGTGACATGGGTTAAAAGATTTTAAGCAGTGCATCGAACCAAATGCCGTTCGCTTAATCGTTACTGACGCTGGGGCGGTGCACTTGTATCTGTGAGTGAGCGCCCAGAGCCTCATGCGGTTTTATGACGCGGCACCCATCAGGTATTTTGTCGGCAAAACGCGCAAGGGGATGAAATATACCAATAGAATCTATTGACAGGCTCGGTGTATGTGGCATGATTAATCAAGGCCACCCATAGCCTGTCGTTCTCGCCGATTTCCGGTATGGTGAATATGGGCATTACTTACTCTCTTTGCTTTGACTCTTGCAAGCATCGGAAACGAGAACACTGAAACACAGATGTGCGCTTGCTTCCGAGATCAACGCAATGAGCAATTTGACCGCAAAAAACCGCGCCTCCAATCTGAAGCGCGCCATTCAAGACATCCTAGGTACACCGATCAAATTATCTCAGGCTTACGAGATACTGGCAAGGGAGGAGGGGTATCAGAACTGGGACACTGCCAGTGCCCTCCTCTTGAAAGAGCAGCCCCCAACAAATAACGAACAAAGTACATATGCCACCCTGGCTCGTGATGGCGGGAACCATACCATAGGCGCTGGCCATCGTAGTGACACCAATAAAACAACAGTGCTTGGCGATCCACTACCTGGCCTCATCAGCTTTTCAGTGAATCACGAGACTGATCGACCTCACCAGGTAAGGCGCTTTCTGAGTGAGTTGGGTGGTGACACCAGTAGGCTGAGGATTGCGTGCGTTAACCCATCTGAGCCTGATAGATGGTTTTCGAACGACTCAAAATACGTTGATTTATCGCCGAGTAATTTGGGAGCCAATTCGTCTTCCATCGACATTATGGGCGTCATCGGTAGAAGATTAATAGATGTTGCGATATTTGATGAGCTAAAGTCTGAGCAAATGATAGCGGCGGCACGTGGACTTTTTGCTACGGGCTATATCGTCATAGTCATGATAAAGCTAAAAGATGCTGAATTTGGCCTGGTCTATTCAAATGAATATAACATGGGGGACGGCGATGACCTTCTCTTTATTAATAAAGCCAATTCAAAAAGAAATTCAGTTATCGGACGATATGGCAAAATTAACGATCCGTTAAATACTTGCACGTCTAAACAAATTTGCTTAATTGTGTCATCCTTGTTGCCCCCGGTAGATTTGTGGTCATCTCGCTCTTGCCTGTTGCTTGAGGCGGTTCTTGATGTGCTTTGTTATTTAAGGGACACGAGTTCATTTCTTTGTGATGCTAAATCAGTAATGAAACACTTGTCTCTGGATGAAGTCGTAAATATTTCACATCTAGAAGCAGCCCCTGAGCACATAAAAGATAAATTGTGTAAATATTTAAATGAGCTCCCTTATTTTAACCATAATGATATTAAATCCTTGGCGCTGGATCAGCGATGCTATCAGCATCACGGTTATTTGACTATGTCTTTGAAAACCATTTTGTCGAGTCCGGGTATTGAAATAATTATGGCGATAAAAATGCTCAGGATGATGAACAAAAAAGCACTTTGATTGAAATTCTCCCCGCCCTAAAGCGCGGGGAATCCCCCCCTGGACGCTCATGCCCGAGCGCGAGAGTACACCATAGCGCAACCTGTTTCACTAGAGAGAGCGGAGCCTCAGGACGGTACGTTGATCCCGGTGTTTTTTGATGCCTCTATATTGACATTTCTCACAAAACCGCTATAATTGTACGGAATATTAAGAAATTCTCGTCATTTGACGAAGTGACATTGACTTGGAGGTCAATCAGCATGGCTATCAACGCAACCAAGCAGAAAAAGAATGCAGAGTCTCACCTTAACTTCATGGGTGGCGACAGCTTCGCTATTTCACCACTGCGCCGTCTGGAAACGATGGCGGCTTCCTGCTTTTTCGGCGAGCCGATGTACTACGCCGATCAAGGTTCGCGTAAAAAAAGCGCAGCAGGACGAGACACGTCTGATGTGCTTCGCCTAAGTGGGCGTGAGCGCAAGATGCTCGTGGATGCGCTTGACCTGGATGACCCGGTTTATGCTGAATGGCGTGGGCTGAATCCTGTTGCCCGCATGGAAAAAGCCATCGACAGCGCTCTGGATCACGATTTTGAGGAGACTCTCAAGCTCGCCGCACGTCTTCGTAACGAGTGGTTCATCCGCACAACGCCACAAGTGATCGTGGTTCGGGCTGCCAACCACCACAAGGCTAAAGGAAACGAAAACTTCCGCGCCTTGGCGCGTGAAGTCATCAAGCGGATGGACGAACCTGCTACTCAGCTGGCTTATCAGCTTGCATCCTTTGGCCGCAAGGTGCCGACGCGCCTCAAGCGACTGTGGGCTGATGCGCTGGAAGGTGCATCCGAGTACGAACTGAGCAAGTACCGCCTTGAAAGCCGCCAGGTAAAAACTGTCGACGTCGTGAATCTGTGTCACGCGAATTCACCTGCCATCAACA contains the following coding sequences:
- a CDS encoding type II toxin-antitoxin system PrlF family antitoxin; the encoded protein is MATATLTSKGQVTIPVQVRTSLGLDAGDRIEFVELEKGKYAIMAATHSVKDLKGMIRNPAIPVSIEDMNAAIAAHGAAAR
- a CDS encoding type II toxin-antitoxin system VapC family toxin produces the protein MIGLDTNVLVRYVSQDDPVQSPKATDLIESLTDGEPGFIAMVSVVELVWVLQSCYQATKSEIVDMLETLLRTKELVVERAEVVWQALRRFSDSKADFADCLIERCAHAAECEYTITFDSKAAKTAGMRHIR